A genomic window from Variovorax paradoxus includes:
- a CDS encoding GNAT family N-acetyltransferase: MPVRHNEFGQSIGPDLPEWTPRSLPPRRPLEGRFCTLEPLDAAKHTDDLYAAYAQAPDGRDWTYLGVERPTDIDSTRAYAERIAKSTDPMHFAVIDRQSGRAVGSLALMRIDPANGVIEVGTVNFSPLLKHTPMSTEAQYLLMKLVFDELGYRRHEWKCDNFNEPSKRAALRLGFQYEGLFRQAVIYKGRGRDTAWFSIIDSEWPALRTAFERWLAPENFDAQGRQRMSLDKFRLPS, translated from the coding sequence ATGCCAGTCCGCCATAACGAATTCGGCCAGTCCATCGGCCCAGACCTGCCCGAATGGACCCCGCGTTCCCTGCCGCCGCGCCGCCCCCTCGAGGGCCGCTTCTGCACCCTCGAGCCGCTCGATGCAGCAAAGCACACCGACGACCTGTACGCCGCCTATGCGCAGGCCCCGGACGGCCGCGACTGGACCTACCTGGGCGTGGAGCGGCCCACCGATATCGACAGCACCCGGGCCTACGCCGAGCGCATCGCGAAGAGCACCGACCCGATGCACTTCGCCGTCATCGACAGGCAAAGCGGGCGCGCCGTCGGCTCGCTGGCGCTGATGCGCATCGACCCCGCCAATGGCGTCATCGAGGTAGGAACGGTCAATTTTTCGCCGCTGCTCAAGCACACGCCGATGTCCACCGAGGCGCAATACCTGCTGATGAAGCTCGTCTTCGACGAACTCGGCTACCGCCGCCACGAATGGAAGTGCGACAACTTCAACGAACCTTCGAAGCGCGCAGCCCTGCGGCTGGGCTTCCAGTACGAAGGACTCTTTCGCCAGGCCGTGATCTACAAGGGCCGCGGCCGCGACACGGCGTGGTTCTCGATCATCGACAGCGAGTGGCCGGCGTTGCGCACCGCCTTCGAGCGCTGGCTGGCGCCCGAGAACTTCGATGCGCAGGGCAGGCAGCGCATGTCGCTCGACAAGTTCCGCCTGCCTTCCTGA
- a CDS encoding LysR family transcriptional regulator: MSSHRLQETSLRYFLEVVRGGSLTEAAARLNVSASAISRQVAMLEELLGVPLFERRPRGMAPSAAGELLAAHARRGALEAERVVSDIQGLQGLQRGHVRIACSSGFANEFLPQAIVAFRALHPGIQFELEACDPADVTEAVLLGDADIGLTYSRAAVQGVRVSHRQAASVFALMRPDHALAKQRSVTLAQMLPFPIGLSGPDTTVRQLFDVACSNRGVVFEPALVSNRFEALASFVLHGGGLAIAGEITVRERVRRGELHAAEIRERGMRARSVELQTLAGRTLPEVVRAFLDFLCKVLPAPGTQ; encoded by the coding sequence ATGTCCTCCCATCGCCTGCAGGAAACCTCGCTTCGCTACTTTCTCGAGGTGGTCCGCGGTGGCTCGCTGACCGAAGCGGCCGCGCGCCTCAACGTCAGTGCATCGGCCATCAGCCGGCAGGTGGCCATGCTCGAGGAGTTGCTGGGCGTGCCACTGTTCGAGCGCCGCCCGCGCGGCATGGCGCCCAGCGCAGCCGGGGAACTGCTGGCGGCGCACGCGCGACGCGGTGCGCTGGAAGCCGAGCGCGTTGTGTCCGACATCCAGGGACTGCAAGGCCTGCAGCGCGGGCATGTACGCATCGCCTGCTCGTCGGGCTTCGCGAACGAGTTCCTGCCGCAGGCCATCGTCGCGTTCCGCGCGCTGCACCCCGGCATCCAGTTCGAGCTGGAGGCCTGCGACCCCGCCGACGTGACCGAAGCCGTGCTGCTCGGCGATGCCGACATCGGCCTCACCTACAGCCGCGCCGCGGTACAGGGCGTTCGGGTGTCGCATCGCCAGGCGGCCTCGGTGTTCGCGCTGATGCGGCCCGACCATGCGCTGGCGAAGCAGCGCAGCGTGACGCTGGCGCAGATGCTGCCGTTTCCTATCGGGCTGTCGGGGCCGGACACCACCGTGCGCCAGCTGTTCGACGTGGCCTGCAGCAACCGCGGCGTGGTGTTCGAGCCCGCGCTGGTGAGCAACCGTTTCGAGGCGCTCGCCAGCTTCGTGCTGCACGGCGGCGGCCTTGCGATTGCCGGCGAGATCACGGTGCGCGAACGCGTGCGGCGCGGCGAGTTGCATGCCGCGGAGATTCGCGAGCGCGGCATGCGGGCGCGCTCGGTCGAGCTGCAGACCTTGGCTGGGCGCACGCTGCCCGAGGTGGTGCGTGCCTTTCTCGACTTCCTGTGCAAGGTGCTGCCTGCGCCCGGTACGCAGTGA
- a CDS encoding M20/M25/M40 family metallo-hydrolase yields MPLQRRTSRSSLALLPMALLAGACMTCMAAAAELSPADAERHAQATYREYFELLSLPNDAISPEDIRKNVEWLEQAFRKRGFTTRQLPNDGKPMLYAEYPGSDPTRKTVLFYMHLDGQPVIPAQWAQKSPWTPVLKRKAANGGWEEIDSAPLFSGPLDPEWRVFGRASADDKGPIMMMLAAIDALKAGGGQPAVNVKVILDSEEEKGSPSISKVMQAHRDLLRCDAIVIHDGPMHATNRPTLVFGNRGAARAQLTVYGAKVPLHSGHYGNYAPNPAQRLASLLASMKNDQGRVTVAGYYDHVKIGEADRKIMAAVPDDEAALKRRLGIAQTDKVGANYQEAMQYPSLNVRGMAAAAVGDKVANIVPDKAVAEMDLRTTPDSDPTYLGQLIQKHIERQGYHLVKGEPTDEERSRYDKLASFSYQSEGGEAAGSQIDSPVGRWAYRALSDTFGAKPEPVRIRMMGGTVPTAEIVRVLPVPFAIIPLVNADNNQHAANENLRMGNYVSGVRTVYGLMTQAF; encoded by the coding sequence ATGCCCTTACAGCGCAGAACCTCGCGCAGCTCGCTCGCGCTGCTCCCCATGGCCTTGCTCGCAGGCGCCTGCATGACCTGCATGGCCGCAGCCGCGGAACTTTCCCCGGCCGATGCCGAACGCCATGCGCAGGCCACCTATCGCGAGTACTTCGAGCTTCTGTCCCTGCCCAACGATGCGATCTCGCCGGAGGACATCCGCAAGAATGTCGAATGGCTGGAGCAGGCCTTCCGCAAGCGCGGCTTCACCACGCGGCAGTTGCCCAACGACGGCAAGCCGATGCTCTATGCCGAGTACCCGGGCAGCGACCCCACGCGCAAGACGGTGCTGTTCTACATGCACCTCGATGGCCAGCCCGTCATTCCCGCGCAATGGGCGCAAAAGAGCCCGTGGACGCCCGTGCTCAAGCGCAAGGCGGCCAACGGGGGATGGGAAGAGATCGATTCGGCGCCGCTCTTCAGCGGACCGCTCGACCCCGAGTGGCGCGTGTTCGGCCGCGCGTCGGCCGACGACAAGGGACCGATCATGATGATGCTCGCGGCCATCGACGCCCTGAAGGCCGGCGGCGGGCAGCCGGCGGTCAACGTCAAGGTGATCCTCGACAGCGAGGAGGAAAAAGGCTCGCCGTCGATCAGCAAGGTGATGCAGGCGCACCGCGACCTGCTGCGCTGCGACGCGATCGTGATCCACGACGGCCCCATGCACGCCACCAACCGGCCCACGCTGGTGTTCGGCAACCGCGGCGCGGCCAGAGCCCAGCTCACGGTGTACGGCGCCAAGGTGCCGCTGCACAGCGGGCACTATGGCAACTACGCGCCCAATCCGGCGCAGCGGCTGGCCAGCCTGCTGGCCTCGATGAAGAACGATCAGGGCCGCGTGACGGTGGCCGGCTACTACGACCACGTGAAGATCGGCGAGGCCGACCGCAAGATCATGGCGGCCGTGCCCGACGACGAGGCCGCACTCAAGCGTCGCCTGGGTATTGCCCAGACCGACAAGGTCGGCGCCAACTACCAGGAGGCGATGCAGTACCCCTCGCTGAACGTGCGCGGCATGGCCGCGGCAGCGGTGGGCGACAAGGTGGCCAACATCGTGCCCGACAAGGCCGTGGCCGAGATGGACCTTCGCACCACGCCCGACTCCGATCCGACCTACCTCGGCCAGCTCATCCAGAAACACATCGAGCGCCAGGGCTACCACCTGGTCAAGGGCGAACCGACCGACGAGGAGCGCAGCCGCTACGACAAGCTCGCGAGCTTCTCCTACCAGAGCGAGGGCGGCGAAGCAGCGGGCTCGCAGATCGACTCGCCCGTGGGGCGGTGGGCCTACAGGGCGCTGAGCGACACCTTCGGCGCCAAGCCCGAGCCGGTGCGCATCCGGATGATGGGCGGCACGGTTCCCACCGCCGAGATCGTGCGCGTGCTGCCGGTGCCCTTCGCGATCATTCCGCTGGTGAACGCCGACAACAACCAGCATGCAGCCAACGAGAACCTGCGCATGGGCAACTACGTGAGTGGCGTGCGCACCGTGTACGGGCTGATGACGCAGGCGTTCTGA
- a CDS encoding symmetrical bis(5'-nucleosyl)-tetraphosphatase has translation MSLYLIGDLQGCDAPLGRLLQKIDFSPSRDTIVLLGDLVNRGPDSLAVLRRVQGYGASALSLLGNHDLHLLGVAHGARKAGRKDTLAELLAAPDIETLLEWVRQQHMALHMRIGNGDLLMVHAGVLPQWTVGDTLVLASEVESVLRGPALGEFLMSMYGNEPAQWSYALTGSARLRAIVNALTRLRFCTTEGVMEFDAKDSAATAPEGFMPWFDVPGRKTANATVAFGHWSTLGWLSRPDLLSTDTGCVWGGCLSAVRIGATLDERELIQVECEQAQKPG, from the coding sequence ATGTCACTTTACTTGATTGGCGACCTGCAGGGCTGCGACGCCCCCCTCGGGCGGCTGCTGCAAAAGATCGATTTCTCCCCCAGCCGAGACACCATCGTGCTGCTGGGCGACCTGGTGAACCGGGGGCCCGATTCGCTCGCGGTGCTGCGCCGCGTGCAGGGCTACGGCGCCTCGGCGCTGAGCCTGCTGGGCAACCACGACCTGCACCTGCTGGGCGTGGCGCACGGCGCGCGCAAGGCCGGCCGCAAAGACACCCTGGCCGAGCTGCTGGCCGCGCCCGACATCGAGACCCTGCTCGAATGGGTGCGCCAGCAGCACATGGCGCTGCACATGCGCATAGGCAACGGCGATCTGCTGATGGTGCACGCGGGCGTGCTGCCGCAGTGGACGGTGGGCGACACGCTGGTGCTGGCGTCAGAGGTCGAATCGGTGCTGCGCGGGCCGGCGCTGGGCGAGTTCCTGATGTCGATGTACGGCAATGAGCCGGCGCAATGGAGCTACGCGCTCACGGGCAGCGCCCGGTTGCGCGCCATCGTCAATGCACTGACGCGGCTGCGTTTCTGCACGACCGAAGGCGTGATGGAGTTCGATGCCAAGGACAGCGCGGCCACCGCGCCAGAAGGCTTCATGCCCTGGTTCGACGTGCCCGGGCGCAAGACGGCCAACGCCACGGTCGCCTTCGGCCACTGGTCGACGCTGGGCTGGCTCTCGCGGCCCGACCTGCTCTCTACAGACACAGGCTGCGTGTGGGGCGGCTGCCTGAGCGCGGTGCGCATCGGCGCGACGCTGGACGAGCGCGAGCTGATCCAGGTCGAGTGCGAGCAGGCGCAGAAGCCGGGCTGA
- a CDS encoding hemolysin family protein produces the protein MDVFLLALLTTLNALFAMSEMALSTSRRARLAALAETGDTGAVAALKLMESPTQFLSTVQIGITSIGMLSGIVGEAAFAEPLSVWIESVGMGRGTASIASTAVVVTCITFFTIIFGELVPKRIGQLYPEPVALWVSRPMRGLAKAAKPFVWLLAGATATMLKVLRIDANAARSVTEEEISASLEEGVDAGVIEQHEHQMVRNVFHLDDRRLSSLMIPRADIEWLDASFSVQQALQKVAEAGALNLVHSWYPVCRNSLDDVVGVISVAHLLRLGAAHPGVLGQEATPAVFVPETLTGMELLEQFRARAGRLVFVVDEYGVVQGLMTPRDLLEAITGELQPGMQTDAWARERPDGVWELDGLMPVSELRARLGIRELPDEERNRYNTVAGLLMAVSGHLPEVGEHIDCAGWCFEIVALEGRRIDRVLASPDPAAPPKED, from the coding sequence ATGGATGTCTTCCTCCTGGCCTTGTTGACCACGCTCAACGCGTTGTTCGCAATGTCCGAAATGGCCCTTTCCACCAGCCGGCGCGCACGTCTCGCGGCACTGGCCGAAACGGGAGACACCGGCGCGGTGGCCGCGCTGAAGCTGATGGAGTCGCCCACGCAATTCCTCTCGACGGTGCAGATCGGCATCACCTCCATCGGCATGCTCAGCGGCATCGTCGGCGAGGCTGCCTTTGCCGAGCCGCTCTCTGTGTGGATCGAAAGCGTCGGCATGGGTCGCGGCACCGCCAGCATCGCGTCTACCGCGGTGGTCGTCACCTGCATCACCTTCTTCACCATCATCTTCGGCGAGCTGGTGCCCAAGCGCATCGGCCAGCTCTACCCCGAGCCCGTGGCGCTCTGGGTGTCGCGCCCCATGCGCGGGCTGGCCAAGGCCGCCAAGCCTTTCGTGTGGCTGCTGGCGGGTGCCACGGCCACCATGCTGAAGGTGCTGCGCATCGACGCCAACGCGGCTCGCTCCGTCACCGAAGAAGAGATTTCGGCCAGCCTCGAAGAAGGCGTGGACGCCGGCGTCATCGAGCAGCATGAGCACCAGATGGTGCGCAATGTGTTTCACCTTGATGACAGGCGCCTGTCGTCGCTGATGATTCCGCGTGCCGACATCGAATGGCTCGACGCCTCCTTCAGCGTGCAGCAGGCGCTGCAGAAGGTGGCCGAGGCGGGCGCGCTCAACCTCGTGCATTCCTGGTACCCCGTGTGCCGCAACTCGCTCGACGACGTGGTCGGCGTGATCAGCGTGGCGCACCTGCTGCGCCTGGGCGCCGCACACCCCGGTGTGCTCGGCCAGGAGGCCACGCCCGCCGTGTTCGTGCCCGAGACCCTTACCGGCATGGAGCTGCTGGAGCAGTTCCGCGCCCGCGCCGGCCGTCTCGTGTTCGTGGTCGACGAATACGGCGTGGTGCAGGGTCTCATGACTCCGCGCGATCTGCTCGAAGCCATCACCGGCGAGCTGCAGCCTGGCATGCAGACCGACGCCTGGGCGCGTGAGCGGCCCGACGGCGTGTGGGAGCTCGACGGGCTCATGCCTGTGTCGGAGCTGCGCGCGCGCCTGGGCATCCGCGAGCTGCCCGACGAAGAGCGCAACCGCTACAACACCGTGGCAGGCCTTCTGATGGCCGTGTCCGGTCATCTGCCCGAGGTGGGCGAGCACATCGACTGCGCCGGCTGGTGCTTCGAGATCGTCGCGCTCGAAGGCCGCCGCATCGATCGCGTGCTGGCATCGCCCGACCCGGCGGCGCCCCCCAAGGAAGACTGA
- a CDS encoding lipopolysaccharide kinase InaA family protein, protein MLSLLALSCPQCSAPLPRAARWRTVNCSYCGATVVRGEETVERESFRAALRRANADVAGGRILTWRGVRYRVLAPLATGEHSEVLLAERLGALPERVTIKLARDSAANDVLVREGAVLQALQDLSVPGAAYFTRRLPQPLGVGVAEGLGDGARQALVLRHPPGFWGSLQDVQQANAQGIDPRHAVWIWRRMLEVLAFVHGAGWTHRDLSPAHALVHPRDHGVLLVGWSRAQHATGSAQGFAVARDLMQAAWTVRAVLHGGAAGEPGFGSHTPAPLVALLRQCSEDAATCRRLGAQGIEQELSAASREAFGASKFVHFDPAPRAGA, encoded by the coding sequence ATGCTGTCGCTGCTTGCTCTCAGCTGCCCGCAATGTTCTGCGCCGCTGCCGCGCGCCGCCCGCTGGCGCACGGTGAACTGCAGCTACTGCGGTGCCACAGTCGTGCGCGGCGAGGAAACCGTCGAGCGCGAGAGCTTCCGCGCCGCGCTGCGCCGGGCCAATGCCGACGTTGCCGGTGGACGCATCCTCACGTGGCGTGGTGTGCGCTACCGCGTGCTGGCGCCGCTGGCTACCGGCGAGCACAGCGAAGTGCTTCTGGCCGAGCGCCTCGGCGCATTGCCCGAACGCGTCACCATCAAGCTCGCACGAGACAGCGCGGCCAACGACGTGCTGGTGCGCGAAGGCGCGGTGCTGCAGGCCCTGCAAGACTTGTCGGTGCCCGGTGCTGCCTACTTCACCCGCCGCCTGCCGCAGCCCTTGGGCGTGGGCGTGGCCGAAGGTCTGGGTGACGGCGCCCGCCAGGCGCTGGTGCTGCGCCATCCGCCCGGCTTCTGGGGCAGCCTGCAAGACGTGCAGCAGGCCAATGCACAAGGCATCGATCCGCGCCATGCCGTGTGGATCTGGCGCCGCATGCTCGAAGTGCTGGCCTTCGTGCACGGCGCCGGCTGGACGCATCGAGACCTGTCGCCCGCGCACGCGCTCGTGCATCCGCGTGATCACGGTGTGCTGCTCGTCGGCTGGTCGCGCGCTCAGCATGCGACCGGCTCGGCCCAAGGCTTCGCTGTTGCTCGCGACCTCATGCAAGCCGCCTGGACCGTGCGCGCCGTGCTGCATGGCGGCGCGGCCGGCGAGCCCGGCTTCGGCTCTCACACCCCTGCACCGCTGGTCGCCTTGCTGCGCCAGTGCAGCGAAGACGCCGCCACCTGCCGGCGCCTCGGTGCGCAGGGCATCGAGCAAGAACTCTCCGCCGCATCGCGCGAAGCCTTCGGCGCATCGAAGTTCGTTCACTTCGACCCCGCGCCGCGCGCCGGCGCCTGA
- a CDS encoding adenylosuccinate synthetase, producing MTAATRYVSLLGLGFGDCGKGLFTDHLCGALQAHTVVRFNGGAQAGHNVVLADGRHHTFSQFGAGSFQAGVGSVLASPVVVHPTALRVEEAALRRVGVEDAFSCLLIDARCRVTTPFHQAAGRLREWVRGEGAHGSCGVGVGETVRHALASPDEALLYGDLLQPARALEKLEASRTTLLREFATNSVPSHADAAQEIAMLRDDTLAQRWLDAVAPCLKQSPPASADRIAERLAQPGTVIFEGAQGVLLDEWRGFHPHTTWSTISTTAVEAVLRDMSIDAPVQHLGVLRSYLTRHGSGPLPTHDRALDAWLAEPHNADDGWQGAFRRGHPDAVLLRYALDVVGKLDGLVASHLDAIEGSNLRWCSGYRSADGSRLDSLPLSDAPGLDHQHALTQQLHTAQPLYEPGTIATQQEWIERVETLSGLAVRYGAFGPMRNAVSALKPIIRL from the coding sequence GTGACTGCCGCCACGCGCTACGTCTCGCTGCTGGGCCTTGGATTCGGAGACTGCGGCAAGGGACTCTTTACCGACCACCTGTGCGGCGCGTTGCAGGCCCACACCGTGGTGCGCTTCAACGGCGGCGCGCAGGCCGGGCACAACGTGGTGCTGGCCGACGGTCGGCATCACACCTTCTCGCAGTTCGGCGCCGGCAGTTTTCAGGCGGGCGTGGGCTCCGTACTTGCGAGCCCGGTGGTGGTGCACCCGACGGCACTGCGCGTAGAGGAAGCGGCATTGCGCCGTGTGGGCGTCGAGGACGCCTTCTCGTGTTTGCTGATCGACGCTCGCTGCCGCGTGACCACCCCGTTCCACCAGGCTGCAGGGCGGTTGCGCGAATGGGTGCGAGGGGAGGGCGCGCATGGCAGTTGTGGCGTGGGTGTTGGCGAGACCGTGCGGCACGCGCTTGCTTCACCCGACGAAGCCTTGCTCTACGGCGACTTGCTGCAGCCCGCACGCGCACTTGAAAAACTGGAAGCCTCGCGCACCACGCTGCTGCGCGAGTTCGCAACCAACTCAGTTCCCTCGCATGCCGATGCCGCGCAGGAGATCGCCATGCTTCGAGACGACACGCTCGCACAGCGCTGGCTGGATGCCGTGGCGCCGTGCCTGAAGCAGTCGCCGCCCGCAAGCGCGGACCGCATCGCTGAACGCCTCGCGCAGCCCGGCACAGTGATCTTCGAAGGCGCGCAGGGCGTGCTGCTCGACGAGTGGCGCGGGTTTCATCCGCACACCACGTGGAGCACCATCTCGACCACAGCGGTCGAAGCGGTGCTGCGCGACATGAGCATCGATGCGCCCGTGCAGCACCTCGGCGTGCTGCGCAGCTATCTCACGCGCCACGGCTCAGGTCCGCTGCCCACGCACGACCGCGCGCTCGACGCGTGGCTGGCCGAACCGCACAACGCTGACGACGGCTGGCAAGGGGCGTTTCGGCGAGGGCATCCGGATGCGGTGCTGCTGAGGTATGCGCTCGATGTGGTCGGCAAGCTTGATGGGCTTGTGGCGAGCCATCTCGACGCCATCGAAGGATCGAACCTGCGCTGGTGCTCGGGCTATCGCAGCGCAGATGGTTCACGGCTCGACTCGCTGCCTCTCAGCGATGCGCCTGGCCTCGATCACCAGCATGCCCTGACGCAACAGCTGCACACAGCGCAGCCGCTGTACGAGCCCGGCACCATCGCCACGCAGCAAGAATGGATCGAGCGCGTCGAGACCCTGAGCGGCCTTGCCGTGCGCTACGGTGCCTTCGGCCCGATGCGGAACGCGGTGAGCGCACTGAAGCCCATCATTCGTCTTTGA